The proteins below come from a single Argentina anserina chromosome 1, drPotAnse1.1, whole genome shotgun sequence genomic window:
- the LOC126795398 gene encoding uncharacterized protein LOC126795398, which translates to MGNVTAGVAAKFAFFPPDPPTYHVSKDEGGKVVFSGVSADKNMEAHLLETKGGNRVVATFWKHPFARFTILYSHGNAADLGQMHELFIELRAHLRVNIMSYDYSGYGASSGKPSEFNTYYDIEAVYNCLKTEYGVKQEDLILYGQSVGSGPTLHMAARLKRLRAVVLHSAILSGIRVLYNIRVTFWFDIFKNIDKIRHVACPVLVIHGTEDDIVDLSHGKRLWELAKEKYDPLWVKGGGHCNLETYPEYIKHLRKFINAMEKLSLANPAKKELTPTPSIEVKHNKCLRFSKK; encoded by the exons ATGGGCAATGTAACAGCTGGTGTGGCTGCAAAGTTTGCGTTCTTTCCACCAGACCCGCCGACGTATCATGTGTCGAAAGACGAGGGAGGGAAGGTTGTGTTCTCTGGAGTCTCGGCAGATAAGAACATGGAGGCGCATTTGCTTGAGACCAAAGGAGGAAACAGAGTCGTTGCCACGTTTTGGAAGCACCCTTTTGCCAGGTTCACCATTCTTTACTCGCATGGCAATGCTGCTGATTTGGGTCAGATGCATGAGCTCTTCATTGAGCTCAGGGCTCACCTCAGGGTTAATATCATGAg CTATGATTATTCGGGATATGGAGCATCCAGCGGTAAG CCATCCGAGTTCAACACCTATTACGACATAGAAGCTGTGTACAATTGCTTAAAGACAGAATATGGAGTAAAGCAAGAGGATTTGATACTTTACGGCCAATCTGTTGGAAGCGGACCGACACTGCACATGGCTGCTCGGTTAAAGAGACTGAGAGCTGTTGTTCTTCATAGTGCAATACTTTCAGGCATACGAGTCTTGTATAATATCAGAGTGACATTTTGGTTCGACATTTTCAAA AATATAGACAAAATACGGCATGTTGCCTGTCCGGTCTTAGTTATACAT GGAACAGAAGATGACATTGTCGATTTGTCCCATGGGAAGCGTTTATGGGAACTTGCCAAGGAAAAATATGACCCCTTATGGGTCAAGGGCGGAGGCCATTGCAACCTAGAAACGTATCCAGAGTACATTAAGCACTTACGCAAGTTCATAAATGCGATGGAGAAGCTCTCACTCGCAAATCCGGCGAAGAAGGAACTCACTCCTACCCCAAGTATTGAAGTAAAACACAACAAGTGCTTGAGATTTTCCAAAAAATAG
- the LOC126795351 gene encoding two-component response regulator ARR12 — MTVEDRRDRFPEGMRVLAVDDDPTCLKFLEGLLRKCKYHVTTTNQAVKALEMLRENRNKYDLVISDVNMPDMDGFKLLELLGLEMDLPVIMLSGYSDVELVMKGIDHGACDYMLKPVRIEELKNIWQHVIRKKKSDTKDQKKSSIEEKACNETGEGVQGPSPTGSSDQNGKLNKKRKDQYRDEEEESEDDEHETEDSLSQKKPRVVWSGELHRKFVAAVNQLGVERAVPKKILDLMDVEGISRENVASHLQKYRQYLNRISSGMVASLGGKESSYRRLGGLDGFRDLHSLRSGRMPNTTLSTYTSGGMFRRLNSPVSLPTGGITSSSLVQPGHSQNLNNYINHFAKLQPTVPPHQSPNLFQATPALSELNPLQQSKCITHNPKSYPGNDSTIYRISSTFQDSGVSSSTLPSDSNFSSNPLVLQGIPQETHSMGVFGNSTSVKASYDIGISGSPNFLDYSRCSENFQGGAHLFSFPSNAMSMSDPFNHGQMHADNLGVCSSRPQIGNSLNEFSSVSALSASGDELRGNVQNQEGLIGDVVPTLNYMSKQRWEEHEPGYNHQLNQTFSAITSPGSTLGIDGPVIHSLDQNDAVYNYERISSLVDRLNGTTTIFVQPNEAGKSSMETKMKPNEDYFLEQTRSPNGFIQDDYESLNDIMSTIMKQDQDENILLDAEFGSDAYSLGSCM, encoded by the exons ATGACTGTGGAGGACCGAAGGGACCGGTTTCCGGAGGGTATGAGAGTTCTGGCCGTCGACGATGACCCGACTTGTCTCAAATTCTTGGAGGGTTTGCTTCGCAAGTGCAAGTATCATG TTACTACTACCAATCAGGCAGTCAAGGCATTGGAAATGTTGAGGGAAAACAGAAATAAGTATGACCTGGTGATCAGTGATGTTAATATGCCTGACATGGATGGCTTTAAGCTCCTTGAACTTTTGGGGCTTGAGATGGACTTACCTGTGATCA TGTTGTCAGGGTACAGTGATGTTGAACTGGTAATGAAGGGGATAGATCATGGTGCTTGTGATTATATGTTGAAACCTGTTAGAATTGAAGAGCTCAAGAATATCTGGCAACATGTTATCCGGAAAAAGAAGTCCGACACCAAGGACCAAAAGAAGTCTTCCATTGAAGAGAAGGCTTGCAATGAAACTGGAGAAGGTGTACAAGGGCCTTCACCAACAGGTAGTTCAGATCAGAATGGAAAACTgaacaagaaaagaaaggaTCAATATcgagatgaggaagaagaaagtgaAGATGATGAACATGAGACTGAGGACTCATTGAGTCAGAAGAAGCCTCGGGTAGTTTGGTCTGGGGAGTTGCACAGAAAGTTTGTTGCGGCTGTAAATCAGTTGGGAGTTGAAA GAGCTGTTCCAAAGAAAATTCTTGACCTGATGGATGTTGAAGGGATCTCAAGGGAAAATGTGGCCAGCCATCTACAG AAATATAGGCAATATCTTAACAGAATAAGTAGTGGCATGGTTGCTTCTTTGGGAGGAAAAGAGTCATCGTACAGACGCCTGGGTGGGCTAGATGGATTTAGAGATCTGCACTCCTTGAGATCAGGGAGAATGCCAAATACTACTTTATCGACATACACATCTGGTGGGATGTTTCGTAGATTAAACTCCCCAGTTAGTTTGCCCACAGGAGGAATTACTTCTTCCAGTCTGGTCCAGCCTGGTCACTCCCAAAACTTGAACAACTATATtaatcattttgcaaagctccAGCCAACTGTGCCTCCACACCAAAGTCCAAATTTATTCCAAGCTACTCCAGCATTATCAGAGCTCAATCCGTTGCAGCAGAGCAAGTGCATCACCCACAATCCAAAGTCCTATCCCGGCAATGATTCAACAATTTACAGAATATCATCTACATTTCAGGATTCTGGAGTGTCTTCTAGCACACTCCCTTCTGATTCCAATTTTTCGAGCAACCCTTTGGTGTTACAAGGCATACCACAAGAAACACATAGCATGGGAGTGTTTGGCAATTCAACTTCTGTTAAAGCATCATATGACATTGGCATCTCTGGTTCCCCTAATTTTCTGGATTACAGTCGTTGTAGCGAAAACTTTCAGGGTGGTGCACACTTATTTAGCTTTCCATCAAATGCTATGTCAATGAGTGATCCTTTTAATCATGGTCAAATGCATGCTGATAACTTGGGGGTTTGTTCTAGTAGGCCTCAAATTGGGAACAGTCTGAATGAGTTTTCTTCCGTAAGTGCACTCTCAGCTTCTGGTGATGAATTAAGAGGAAATGTACAGAATCAAGAAGGCTTGATTGGCGATGTTGTACCAACACTGAATTACATGTCAAAGCAAAGGTGGGAAGAACATGAGCCAGGATACAACCATCAGTTGAATCAAACTTTCAGTGCCATAACTTCCCCAGGTTCTACATTGGGTATTGATGGCCCCGTAATCCACAGTTTGGATCAAAATGATGCAGTATACAATTATGAAAGGATTTCGTCTCTAGTTGACCGGTTAAATGGGACCACAACCATATTCGTGCAACCAAATGAGGCTGGTAAGTCTTCCATGGAGACAAAGATGAAGCCAAATGAGGACTACTTCTTGGAGCAAACAAGATCACCTAATGGCTTCATTCAGGATGATTACGAATCATTGAATGATATAATGAGCACGATAATGAAACAG GATCAAGATGAGAATATCTTACTGGACGCAGAATTTGGAAGTGATGCATACTCCCTTGGCTCATGTATGTGA
- the LOC126795366 gene encoding calmodulin-binding protein 60 E-like isoform X1 yields the protein MLAGKFLKMESSRNMRAEKRGYEQGPDEDGAYDETEHRSQESKRPKLPGLASVIVESLKVDSLQRLASTLEPMLRRIVSEELERALTKIEHVELPGRFVPTKLSLFRCLHLNGRISDILFTFFTSARSPPPRILGSEERNLQLQFKTKMPPHLFTGAKVEGEQGAAIHVVLLDLSKGCVVQTGPEASAKLNIVVLEGDFNEEVEDGWTKEHFENYEVKEREGKRPLLTGDVQVLLKEGVGTLGELTFTDNSSWIRSRKFRLGVKLAPGNCEGTRICEAKTDAFLVKDHRGELYKKHYPPALHDEVWRLDRIAKDGALHKKLIKAEIVTVEDFLRLLVKDPQRLRSVLGSGMSNRMWENTVEHAKTCVLSGKLYVYYTDESQTKGVVFNHIYELRGLIADGQFFSLESLTHSQKVSVDTLMKRAYDNWHQVVEYNNMMAMTAPAAVATNNNSLEHHSTATQSRPQYNTDFSQQFRIENNHPPVVPQFVPFVRSDQTSLVKFSNPQTTLPSTTGYMSLGGTSNFSTDWSRPIYGNGFEDYNVADEIRIRSSEMLETDDMQRLLMKTFSMGVGIGTGSSFGHSDEGCYNYSAQYEPHAAQSIRKENGKSSGKAVVGWLKLKAALRWGIFVRKRAAERRAQLTLTELD from the exons ATGTTGGCGGGTaagtttctgaaaatggaaagtTCACGAAACATGAGGGCAGAGAAGAGAGGCTATGAACAAGGTCCGGATGAGGATGGGGCTTATGATGAGACAGAACATCGCAGTCAAGAATCGAAGAGACCGAAGCTACCCGGTTTGGCTAG TGTGATTGTGGAATCCCTGAAGGTGGATAGCTTGCAAAGACTTGCCTCAACTTTGGAACCTATGCTTCGAAGAATT GTCAGTGAGGAATTGGAGCGTGCTTTGACGAAAATAGAACATGTTGAACTGCCTGGAAGGTTTGTTCCAACCAAATTATCTTTATTTCGATGTCTCCACCTAAATGGTAGAATTAGTGATATATTGTTCACATTTTTCACTTCTGCCAGGTCTCCACCGCCCAGAATACTAGGCTCAGAAGAGAGAAATCTTCAACTgcaatttaaaacaaaaatgcCACCGCATCTATTTACAGGTGCGAAGGTTGAGGGAGAGCAGGGAGCAGCGATTCATGTTGTGTTGCTAGACTTGAGTAAAGGCTGTGTTGTACAAACAGGACCAGAAGCATCTGCAAAGCTGAATATTGTTGTATTGGAAGGTGACTTCAATGAAGAAGTTGAGGATGGTTGGACCAAAGAACATTTTGAAAACTATGAGGTAAAGGAACGTGAGGGGAAGAGACCACTTCTAACAGGGGATGTACAAGTCCTTCTTAAGGAAGGGGTGGGTACACTTGGAGAGCTTACTTTCACAGACAATTCTAGCTGGATAAGGAGTAGGAAATTTAGGCTTGGAGTTAAGCTTGCCCCTGGAAACTGTGAAGGAACTCGTATTTGTGAAGCGAAAACAGATGCTTTTTTGGTTAAAGATCACAGGGGAGAAT TGTACAAGAAACATTACCCGCCGGCATTGCATGACGAGGTGTGGAGATTAGATAGAATAGCAAAGGATGGAGCTTTACACAAGAAGCTGATTAAGGCTGAGATTGTAACTGTTGAAGACTTCCTCCGTCTTCTTGTTAAAGATCCGCAAAGATTAAGAAGT GTACTTGGGAGCGGTATGTCCAATAGAATGTGGGAAAATACAGTGGAGCACGCAAAAACTTGTGTCTTGAGCGGGAAGCTTTATGTTTACTACACTGATGAATCTCAAACCAAGGGTGTTGTTTTCAACCATATTTATGAGCTCAGAGGCCTCATAGCTGATGGACAGTTTTTCTCCTTAGAGTCCCTCACTCATAGTCAGAAG GTCTCTGTGGATACTTTGATGAAGAGAGCATATGATAACTGGCATCAAGTCGTTGAATACAATAATATGATGGCTATGACTGCACCTGCGGCAGTAGCTACCAACAACAATTCCTTAGAGCACCATTCTACAGCTACTCAAAGCAGGCCGCAGTATAACACTGATTTCAGCCAACAGTTTCGTATAGAAAATAATCATCCACCCGTCGTCCCTCAATTTGTTCCATTTGTGAGGTCTGATCAAACATCTTTGGTCAAGTTTAGCAACCCACAAACAACATTACCTAGCACCACAGGTTACATGTCACTTGGAGGCACATCAAATTTTTCAACAGATTGGTCACGGCCGATTTATGGGAATGGGTTTGAGGACTATAATGTTGCAGATGAAATCCGGATTAGAAGTTCCGAAATGTTGGAGACGGATGACATGCAGCGACTTTTAATGAAGACATTTAGTATGGGAGTTGGTATCGGAACAGGGTCTAGTTTTGGTCATTCTGATGAAGGATGTTACAACTATAGTGCACAGTATGAGCCTCATGCAGCTCAATCAATCAGAAAAGAGAATGGAAAAAGCTCGGGGAAAGCTGTTGTTGGATGGCTTAAGCTCAAAGCCGCTTTAAGGTGGGGAATATTTGTTAGGAAGAGAGCTGCAGAACGGAGAGCTCAGCTTACACTTACAGAACTAGATTGA
- the LOC126792479 gene encoding putative cysteine-rich receptor-like protein kinase 20: MLNMQYHLSKILLLFLLSLNFNCSNAQSWIKAGYHYTGAELPVSGIDSTLFTHLICAFAYINSSSFQLLFNSSTQQEFSTFTNVVKRKNSKVTTLLSIWGGRDDHSVLFSLLNQSSYRKSLIDSSIATARLYEFDGLDLCGTVPRTSMHITSLGTFLDEWRAAVDSEARKSGKSGLLLTMALYHHKQVVDAVTYPIDSIRKNLNWVHLVAYDYYLPKEDNFTHPHAALYDPISNGTNTNSYVKDLISRGLPASKLVLGLPYHGYAWTLVNPSDSVSNIGAPSSGPAAYRDGSMAYQFIKWYIKTYGYYAVSVYNDTYVVNYCTIGSSWINFDDVEAIRVKVSFAKKMGLLGYSVFQVGNDDNWVLSRAAAEVEGGQQNKKWLLVIVLVTISIIIILLGTLMCYLKRRVLKSIGIVDNIKRSVYRLLHIVPSTDNFDSNSPNMQVFSYTTIKAATNNFSSQNKLGEGGFGPVYKGTLRKGQQIAVKRLSKTSNQGLEEFENEVTITARLHHVNLVRVLGYCTKREEKMLIYEYMPNKSLDHYLFDSSRCNLLDWEQRVRIIEGVIQGLLYLQEYSSSTIIHRDLKASNILLDDEMNPKISDFGLARAFGKNEHEANTGRIVGTYGYVPPEYVRRGIYSMKYDVYSFGVLLLHIISGKRSSRFYGLDGNLNILEHAYELWKEGQGTDFVDPALDDSVSSCKLLRCMEVALLCVQENPVDRPSMLEVSSMLKNESAAIVSPKKPAFSVKKNEDEDHMYKSVEEIYSVNDATMSEIVPR; this comes from the exons ATGTTGAATATGCAATACCATTTATCAAAAATTCTCctcctctttcttctttcattgAACTTCAATTGTTCAAACGCTCAGTCATGGATCAAAGCCGGTTATCATTACACCGGTGCTGAACTCCCTGTTTCCGGCATAGATTCAACAttgtttactcaccttatatgtGCTTTTGCTTATATAAACTCTTCCAGTTTCCAGCTCTTATTCAACTCCTCCACCCAACAAGAGTTCTCCACTTTCACAAATGTTGTCAAGCGCAAGAACTCAAAAGTCACAACCTTGCTGTCCATCTGGGGTGGCAGAGATGATCATTCGGTGTTGTTTTCATTGCTGAACCAGTCTTCTTACCGGAAATCTCTCATTGATTCTTCAATAGCAACTGCCAgactttatgagtttgatggcTTGGACCTTTGTGGGACTGTACCAAGAACAAGCATGCACATTACATCTTTGGGAACATTTCTAGATGAGTGGCGCGCTGCGGTGGATTCTGAAGCAAGGAAGTCAGGAAAGTCAGGTTTGCTCTTGACAATGGCACTTTATCATCATAAGCAGGTTGTGGATGCTGTAACTTATCCGATTGACTCTATTAGGAAGAACTTGAATTGGGTTCATCTTGTGGCATATGATTACTATCTTCCTAAAGAGGACAACTTCACACACCCTCATGCTGCTTTATACGACCCAATATCAAATGGGACTAACACGAACAGTTATGTTAAGGACTTGATCAGCAGAGGACTACCTGCTAGCAAGTTGGTTTTAGGCTTACCTTACCACGGTTATGCTTGGACTCTTGTGAATCCCAGTGACTCTGTTAGTAATATTGGTGCACCGTCATCAGGTCCTGCGGCTTACAGAGACGGGTCCATGGCCTATCAGTTTATCAAATGGTACATTAAGACATATGGATATTATGCAGTTTCTGTGTACAATGATACTTATGTGGTAAATTACTGCACAATTGGGTCAAGTTGGattaattttgatgatgtAGAGGCTATCAGGGTGAAAGTTTCTTTTGCTAAGAAGATGGGGCTTCTTGGTTACAGTGTGTTTCAAGTTGGCAATGATGACAATTGGGTCCTCTCTAGGGCAGCAG CTGAAGTGGAAGGAGGCCAACAGAACAAGAAATGGTTATTGGTGATTGTTCTGGTCACAATTTCTATTATTATTATCCTACTGGGAACATTAATGTGTTACCTGAAAAGGAGAGTACTCAAGTCAATTG GGATTGTAGACAACATCAAACGATCAGTTTATAGGCTACTACATATAGTTCCAAGTACAGACAATTTTGACAGCAATTCTCCTAATATGCAAGTATTTAGTTATACAACCATCAAAGCAGCTACAAATAACTTTTCGAGTCAGAATAAGCTTGGAGAGGGTGGCTTTGGACCTGTATACAAG GGCACATTAAGGAAGGGTCAGCAGATAGCAGTGAAAAGACTTTCAAAAACTTCAAACCAAGGCCTTGAAGAGTTTGAAAATGAGGTTACAATTACTGCGAGACTGCACCATGTGAATCTAGTTAGAGTTTTGGGATATTGCACCAAGAGGGAAGAAAAGATGCTGATATATGAGTATATGCCAAACAAAAGCTTGGATCACTATCTCTTTG ATTCAAGTAGATGTAATCTTTTGGATTGGGAGCAACGTGTCCGCATCATTGAAGGGGTGATTCAAGGCCTTCTATATCTCCAAGAATATTCAAGTTCTACGATAATTCACCGTGATCTAAAAGCGAGCAACATTCTGTTAGATGATGAGATGAACCCGAAAATATCAGACTTTGGTCTAGCCAGAGCTTTCGGaaagaatgaacatgaggcaAACACTGGTCGTATTGTAGGAACATA TGGCTACGTTCCCCCTGAATATGTAAGAAGAGGCATTTATTCCATGAAATACGATGTTTACAGCTTCGGTGTTCTGCTTCTGCATATAATAAGTGGCAAGAGAAGTTCACGTTTTTATGGCTTAGATGGAAATTTAAACATTCTAGAACAC GCATATGAGTTGTGGAAAGAAGGCCAGGGAACGGATTTTGTAGATCCAGCCCTAGATGATTCGGTTTCGTCATGCAAGCTCTTAAGATGCATGGAGGTAGCTTTATTATGTGTCCAGGAAAATCCAGTTGATAGACCATCCATGCTGGAGGTATCTTCAATGCTCAAGAACGAGAGTGCAGCCATCGTTAGTCCTAAAAAGCCTGCATTCTCAGTTAAGAAGAATGAAGATGAGGATCATATGTACAAATCTGTGGAAGAAATCTATTCAGTCAATGATGCAACAATGTCCGAAATTGTTCCCAGATGA
- the LOC126795366 gene encoding calmodulin-binding protein 60 E-like isoform X2, translating to MLAGKFLKMESSRNMRAEKRGYEQGPDEDGAYDETEHRSQESKRPKLPGLASVIVESLKVDSLQRLASTLEPMLRRIVSEELERALTKIEHVELPGRSPPPRILGSEERNLQLQFKTKMPPHLFTGAKVEGEQGAAIHVVLLDLSKGCVVQTGPEASAKLNIVVLEGDFNEEVEDGWTKEHFENYEVKEREGKRPLLTGDVQVLLKEGVGTLGELTFTDNSSWIRSRKFRLGVKLAPGNCEGTRICEAKTDAFLVKDHRGELYKKHYPPALHDEVWRLDRIAKDGALHKKLIKAEIVTVEDFLRLLVKDPQRLRSVLGSGMSNRMWENTVEHAKTCVLSGKLYVYYTDESQTKGVVFNHIYELRGLIADGQFFSLESLTHSQKVSVDTLMKRAYDNWHQVVEYNNMMAMTAPAAVATNNNSLEHHSTATQSRPQYNTDFSQQFRIENNHPPVVPQFVPFVRSDQTSLVKFSNPQTTLPSTTGYMSLGGTSNFSTDWSRPIYGNGFEDYNVADEIRIRSSEMLETDDMQRLLMKTFSMGVGIGTGSSFGHSDEGCYNYSAQYEPHAAQSIRKENGKSSGKAVVGWLKLKAALRWGIFVRKRAAERRAQLTLTELD from the exons ATGTTGGCGGGTaagtttctgaaaatggaaagtTCACGAAACATGAGGGCAGAGAAGAGAGGCTATGAACAAGGTCCGGATGAGGATGGGGCTTATGATGAGACAGAACATCGCAGTCAAGAATCGAAGAGACCGAAGCTACCCGGTTTGGCTAG TGTGATTGTGGAATCCCTGAAGGTGGATAGCTTGCAAAGACTTGCCTCAACTTTGGAACCTATGCTTCGAAGAATT GTCAGTGAGGAATTGGAGCGTGCTTTGACGAAAATAGAACATGTTGAACTGCCTGGAAG GTCTCCACCGCCCAGAATACTAGGCTCAGAAGAGAGAAATCTTCAACTgcaatttaaaacaaaaatgcCACCGCATCTATTTACAGGTGCGAAGGTTGAGGGAGAGCAGGGAGCAGCGATTCATGTTGTGTTGCTAGACTTGAGTAAAGGCTGTGTTGTACAAACAGGACCAGAAGCATCTGCAAAGCTGAATATTGTTGTATTGGAAGGTGACTTCAATGAAGAAGTTGAGGATGGTTGGACCAAAGAACATTTTGAAAACTATGAGGTAAAGGAACGTGAGGGGAAGAGACCACTTCTAACAGGGGATGTACAAGTCCTTCTTAAGGAAGGGGTGGGTACACTTGGAGAGCTTACTTTCACAGACAATTCTAGCTGGATAAGGAGTAGGAAATTTAGGCTTGGAGTTAAGCTTGCCCCTGGAAACTGTGAAGGAACTCGTATTTGTGAAGCGAAAACAGATGCTTTTTTGGTTAAAGATCACAGGGGAGAAT TGTACAAGAAACATTACCCGCCGGCATTGCATGACGAGGTGTGGAGATTAGATAGAATAGCAAAGGATGGAGCTTTACACAAGAAGCTGATTAAGGCTGAGATTGTAACTGTTGAAGACTTCCTCCGTCTTCTTGTTAAAGATCCGCAAAGATTAAGAAGT GTACTTGGGAGCGGTATGTCCAATAGAATGTGGGAAAATACAGTGGAGCACGCAAAAACTTGTGTCTTGAGCGGGAAGCTTTATGTTTACTACACTGATGAATCTCAAACCAAGGGTGTTGTTTTCAACCATATTTATGAGCTCAGAGGCCTCATAGCTGATGGACAGTTTTTCTCCTTAGAGTCCCTCACTCATAGTCAGAAG GTCTCTGTGGATACTTTGATGAAGAGAGCATATGATAACTGGCATCAAGTCGTTGAATACAATAATATGATGGCTATGACTGCACCTGCGGCAGTAGCTACCAACAACAATTCCTTAGAGCACCATTCTACAGCTACTCAAAGCAGGCCGCAGTATAACACTGATTTCAGCCAACAGTTTCGTATAGAAAATAATCATCCACCCGTCGTCCCTCAATTTGTTCCATTTGTGAGGTCTGATCAAACATCTTTGGTCAAGTTTAGCAACCCACAAACAACATTACCTAGCACCACAGGTTACATGTCACTTGGAGGCACATCAAATTTTTCAACAGATTGGTCACGGCCGATTTATGGGAATGGGTTTGAGGACTATAATGTTGCAGATGAAATCCGGATTAGAAGTTCCGAAATGTTGGAGACGGATGACATGCAGCGACTTTTAATGAAGACATTTAGTATGGGAGTTGGTATCGGAACAGGGTCTAGTTTTGGTCATTCTGATGAAGGATGTTACAACTATAGTGCACAGTATGAGCCTCATGCAGCTCAATCAATCAGAAAAGAGAATGGAAAAAGCTCGGGGAAAGCTGTTGTTGGATGGCTTAAGCTCAAAGCCGCTTTAAGGTGGGGAATATTTGTTAGGAAGAGAGCTGCAGAACGGAGAGCTCAGCTTACACTTACAGAACTAGATTGA
- the LOC126792468 gene encoding class V chitinase-like, with protein MSYDYYGPCYAEGKTKTYPPAALYNGGSTSLINGDAGIVSWINKAGISIKKIVIGLPLGCMESEAGTWKQSGYNQIRDLISHGFQTVYNATVVSNYCYSGTTWIGYDGMQSISAKVSYAKRKFF; from the exons ATGTCGTATGATTACTATGGTCCTTGTTACGCCGAAGGCAAAACAAAGACTTACCCGCCAGCTGCATTGTACAACGGTGGATCAACCAGTCTCATCAACGGAGACGCCGGAATTGTGTCGTGGATTAACAAAGCCGGCATCTCAATCAAGAAGATAGTTATTGGTCTTCCActaggctgcatggaatcggaaGCGGGGACGTGGAAGCAAAGC GGCTATAACCAGATTAGGGATTTGATCAGCCACGGGTTTCAGACAGTGTACAATGCGACCGTGGTTAGTAACTATTGTTACAGTGGGACGACTTGGATTGGTTACGATGGTATGCAGAGTATTAGTGCCAAGGTTTCGTATGCTAAACGAAAGTTTTTTTGA